In Blastopirellula sediminis, the following proteins share a genomic window:
- a CDS encoding DUF6655 family protein, whose amino-acid sequence MEDRSASPTNYPAQLPSNTHDTQDAMAACIQLHAAARRCAIVVGLLLAAGCGTTSNRTLTEQLVSSHAVDEAIADIDFQPLRGEKVYLDPRYLQNVKGAGFVNAEYITSAIRQQMNAAGCLLQDKADEADFVVEARIGALGTEGHTVTYGIPSNNAVSSAASLIPAAPVVPTIPEIAFAKKSNTIGGAKIALFAYHRESRAPVWQSGIAQSLGTARDTWLLGAGPFQGGNIYDRTQFAGSKISLPNPFHKEEENQIQVEYDAPYDFRAQLADGESEEADETETPMTDAKKEADLVGYKEETTAAPPMTQTTEKKESQPLPKQEPAKVSISG is encoded by the coding sequence GTGGAAGACCGCTCTGCCTCTCCTACCAACTATCCCGCCCAACTTCCTTCCAACACCCATGACACGCAAGACGCAATGGCCGCCTGTATCCAACTTCACGCCGCAGCCCGCCGCTGCGCGATCGTGGTCGGCCTGCTACTAGCAGCCGGCTGCGGAACCACCTCCAATCGGACGCTAACCGAGCAGCTCGTCAGCTCGCATGCCGTCGACGAGGCGATCGCCGATATCGACTTTCAGCCGCTACGCGGCGAGAAGGTCTACCTTGACCCGCGCTACCTGCAAAACGTCAAAGGCGCCGGGTTCGTCAATGCCGAGTACATCACCAGCGCCATTCGTCAGCAGATGAACGCCGCGGGTTGCCTGCTGCAAGACAAAGCGGACGAAGCCGACTTTGTGGTCGAAGCGCGAATCGGCGCGCTGGGAACCGAAGGACATACCGTCACCTACGGCATTCCGTCAAACAACGCGGTTAGTTCCGCAGCTTCGCTGATTCCGGCAGCGCCTGTCGTACCGACCATTCCGGAAATCGCTTTCGCCAAAAAGAGCAACACGATCGGCGGCGCCAAGATCGCGCTCTTCGCCTATCATCGCGAATCGCGTGCGCCAGTCTGGCAATCGGGCATCGCTCAATCGTTGGGAACCGCTCGCGACACCTGGCTGCTGGGCGCTGGTCCCTTCCAGGGAGGCAACATCTACGACCGGACGCAGTTCGCTGGTTCGAAGATCAGTCTTCCCAATCCGTTCCACAAGGAAGAAGAGAACCAGATTCAGGTCGAATACGACGCTCCGTATGACTTCCGCGCTCAACTGGCCGATGGCGAGTCGGAAGAAGCGGACGAAACGGAGACGCCGATGACTGACGCGAAGAAGGAAGCCGATCTGGTCGGCTACAAGGAAGAGACGACCGCCGCTCCTCCCATGACGCAAACGACCGAAAAGAAAGAATCGCAGCCGCTGCCGAAACAGGAGCCGGCGAAGGTATCGATCTCGGGCTAG
- a CDS encoding sensor histidine kinase encodes MTDGEKNKGKRADARHLVWLLTWVGLVAGAVVFCVTAPTLQYIRYHYEASAAQRSRIDQAIAEIQQNLVDGRRDFAEIILAPGSHDAYDSEFSAIQDAHWYKNLRKAVVDVRQDPNFQNTSDVVRLSQLLQQIPETYLDTLAWSVAVAAAESEKVAAQKKTQQTLHRIRAFFAEMEGKRRLDLALQLKRHAPKASGRSTVAHDDLVESFRVAAEYEAIANELMQLAILCEKLAAEHDVDQLVSLKDNELKATFSRLEHALERFSGDREAVRELTQELESSLFGEGCVFDDVHQTIQIGDGGVYYWQREELLGMREQSQRLRQVEEKFDAFRPVLSDLEIHFARVDAEERRGADLAGMLAWTIMIVTGIVCVCLFVILARRIAGIITQQIEDVQRNSSELERKNAEVRLLQDVAEAANKTASLAETVEFVMRRFAQHSGFPFALATFTDERGARQVVATEAWLEAGLSMDPIVASCGGDRSVNVAVRPLSFEQDDLAPQCNGPKSGVAIMMRQDMFFIYCHFISTDVDSPAEELLRLAEQVAHRLSQTLERAQANSRLKDLNSKLIDSARHAGMAEVATGVLHNVGNALNSVNTSLSFLQECTAQSSYVDLGRTLELVVKQSGSLEEFMLSHPKRQLIQPMLAELEERLRGENEKQLAEVEDLRRHIDHIKKIVAVQQSLARVQCILEPTDLVDALTKAIEWQAEGLLHHHVDVEADFPDLPLLKLDKHRVLEIFGNLLKNAMESIVEAKGTQRRVTIGVRQLAAEKIAIEVRDTGLGVKPENLNSIFSYGFTTKSNGHGFGLHSASLSAKQMGGKLEIESDGLGMGALFRLTLPYSPVMEDALA; translated from the coding sequence GTGACCGACGGGGAGAAAAACAAGGGGAAACGGGCGGATGCTCGGCATTTGGTTTGGCTGCTGACGTGGGTCGGTCTGGTCGCAGGCGCGGTCGTGTTCTGCGTGACGGCGCCGACGTTGCAATATATCCGCTACCATTACGAGGCTTCCGCCGCGCAGCGCAGCCGAATCGATCAGGCGATCGCCGAGATCCAGCAGAATCTGGTAGACGGCCGTCGCGATTTCGCCGAGATCATCCTCGCGCCCGGAAGCCATGACGCCTACGACAGCGAGTTCTCCGCGATCCAAGACGCTCATTGGTACAAGAACCTGCGCAAGGCGGTTGTCGACGTCCGACAGGATCCGAATTTTCAAAACACGTCGGACGTCGTCCGTCTCTCGCAATTGCTTCAGCAAATCCCCGAGACCTATCTCGACACCCTGGCCTGGTCGGTCGCCGTCGCAGCCGCCGAATCGGAGAAGGTGGCCGCGCAAAAGAAGACGCAGCAGACGCTGCACCGCATTCGCGCCTTCTTCGCCGAGATGGAAGGGAAGCGGCGCTTGGATTTGGCGCTGCAGTTAAAGCGTCACGCCCCAAAAGCCTCGGGCCGTTCGACGGTCGCCCATGACGATCTTGTCGAAAGCTTTCGCGTCGCAGCCGAGTACGAGGCGATCGCCAACGAATTGATGCAATTGGCGATTCTGTGCGAGAAGTTGGCGGCGGAACACGACGTCGATCAGTTGGTCAGCTTGAAAGACAACGAGCTGAAAGCGACTTTCTCACGACTGGAACATGCGCTAGAGCGATTTTCCGGCGACCGCGAAGCGGTTCGAGAGCTAACCCAGGAATTGGAGTCGTCCCTCTTTGGGGAAGGGTGCGTCTTTGACGACGTTCATCAGACGATCCAGATTGGCGATGGAGGCGTTTACTACTGGCAGCGCGAAGAACTGCTGGGAATGCGCGAGCAGTCTCAGCGGTTGCGACAGGTCGAAGAGAAGTTCGACGCCTTTCGGCCGGTCTTGAGCGACTTGGAAATTCATTTCGCAAGAGTGGACGCCGAGGAACGACGCGGCGCCGATCTGGCCGGTATGCTCGCCTGGACGATCATGATCGTGACCGGCATCGTCTGCGTTTGCTTGTTCGTTATTCTGGCGCGACGGATCGCCGGAATCATCACGCAACAAATTGAGGACGTCCAGCGGAATTCTTCCGAATTGGAAAGGAAGAACGCGGAGGTTAGGCTGTTGCAAGACGTCGCGGAGGCGGCGAACAAGACCGCCTCATTGGCGGAAACGGTGGAATTCGTCATGCGCCGTTTCGCCCAGCACTCCGGGTTTCCTTTCGCCCTGGCGACCTTCACCGACGAACGAGGGGCCCGGCAAGTGGTCGCGACCGAGGCTTGGCTCGAAGCGGGCCTGTCGATGGATCCGATCGTCGCTTCGTGCGGCGGGGACCGGTCAGTCAACGTTGCGGTTCGTCCTTTGAGCTTTGAACAAGATGACCTGGCGCCGCAGTGCAACGGGCCGAAAAGCGGCGTCGCGATCATGATGCGGCAGGATATGTTCTTCATCTATTGCCATTTCATTTCGACCGACGTCGATTCTCCTGCCGAGGAACTGCTGCGGTTGGCGGAGCAGGTCGCACATCGTTTGAGCCAAACGCTGGAACGAGCCCAGGCGAATAGCCGCTTGAAAGACTTGAACAGCAAACTGATCGATTCGGCGCGGCATGCCGGGATGGCCGAAGTCGCGACCGGGGTGCTGCACAACGTCGGCAACGCGCTCAACAGCGTGAATACGTCTCTGTCGTTCCTGCAGGAATGTACGGCGCAGTCGAGCTACGTCGACTTGGGACGGACGCTTGAACTCGTCGTCAAGCAATCAGGCTCGCTGGAAGAGTTCATGCTCAGCCATCCCAAGCGACAGTTGATTCAGCCGATGCTGGCCGAATTGGAGGAACGCTTGCGAGGCGAGAATGAAAAGCAGTTGGCCGAGGTCGAAGACCTGCGTCGCCATATCGATCACATCAAGAAGATTGTCGCCGTTCAGCAGTCGCTGGCCCGCGTGCAATGCATCCTCGAGCCGACCGATCTGGTCGACGCGCTTACCAAAGCGATCGAGTGGCAAGCGGAAGGCCTGCTCCATCACCACGTCGACGTCGAAGCCGACTTCCCGGACTTGCCGCTACTAAAGCTCGACAAGCATCGCGTGCTCGAGATCTTCGGCAATTTGTTGAAGAACGCAATGGAGTCGATTGTGGAAGCCAAGGGGACGCAGCGTCGGGTCACCATCGGCGTCCGTCAATTGGCGGCGGAAAAAATCGCGATTGAAGTGAGAGACACCGGTCTGGGAGTCAAGCCGGAGAACTTGAACAGCATCTTCTCATACGGCTTTACCACCAAGTCGAACGGACATGGTTTCGGCCTGCATAGCGCCAGTTTGTCGGCGAAGCAGATGGGGGGAAAACTCGAGATCGAGAGCGACGGGCTCGGGATGGGAGCATTGTTTCGCCTGACGCTTCCCTATTCGCCGGTTATGGAAGACGCGCTGGCGTAG
- a CDS encoding sugar phosphate isomerase/epimerase family protein, whose translation MSMRIGYNTNGFAHHDPLDAVDVLADLGYESVAITVDHGTLTPFGNTYMADRQADHLAALLAEKKMACVIESGARFLLDPKRKHEPTLVSPAKHGRQRRFEFIRHCIDEAVKLKADCVSLWSGKLLDDVNPTIAMKRLVEALQPVIEYAELQQMPLGFEPEPGMFIDTMDRFAELSEQIDSPLFQLTLDIGHLQCQAELPLGDVIREWGPRIVNVHIEDMKRGVHEHLPFGEGEIDFVEVISALRDAKYAQGLHVELSRHSHEAPTMAARAMEFLRPLVHPQ comes from the coding sequence ATGAGCATGCGGATTGGCTACAACACGAACGGCTTCGCCCATCACGACCCGCTCGACGCGGTCGATGTGCTGGCCGATCTCGGTTACGAAAGCGTCGCGATCACCGTCGACCACGGAACGCTGACGCCGTTCGGCAATACGTACATGGCCGATCGTCAGGCCGATCATCTTGCCGCGCTGCTCGCCGAAAAGAAGATGGCCTGCGTCATTGAATCTGGCGCCCGCTTCCTGCTCGATCCGAAACGGAAGCATGAGCCGACCCTGGTCTCTCCGGCCAAGCATGGCCGCCAACGCCGCTTTGAGTTCATTCGCCACTGCATTGACGAAGCGGTCAAACTAAAGGCCGATTGCGTTTCGCTCTGGTCAGGCAAGCTGCTCGACGACGTCAATCCGACCATCGCGATGAAACGCCTGGTCGAGGCGCTGCAGCCGGTGATCGAATATGCCGAACTGCAGCAGATGCCGCTTGGCTTTGAACCGGAGCCGGGCATGTTCATCGACACGATGGACCGCTTCGCCGAACTGAGCGAGCAGATCGACTCACCGCTGTTCCAACTGACGCTCGACATCGGCCATTTGCAGTGCCAAGCCGAACTGCCGCTGGGAGACGTGATTCGCGAGTGGGGACCCCGGATCGTCAACGTCCATATCGAAGACATGAAGCGCGGCGTTCACGAGCACTTGCCGTTCGGCGAAGGGGAAATCGACTTCGTCGAAGTGATCTCGGCCCTGCGTGACGCAAAGTACGCGCAAGGATTGCACGTCGAACTCAGCCGCCACAGCCACGAAGCTCCCACGATGGCCGCCCGCGCGATGGAATTTCTGCGGCCGCTCGTTCATCCTCAGTAA
- a CDS encoding MEKHLA domain-containing protein, producing the protein MSQLASFVSDTPRFVRHLLDSYRRWVGVELMERSGDERQDLELLFALPVVVVSHGAEADPIFKFGNQTALNLWELELDAFLKMPSRLTAEPMHRDERARLLARTERDGYVDDYRGVRISSQGRRFYIEQATIWNVVDDAGDYIGQAATFDHWTFLAAGETP; encoded by the coding sequence ATGTCGCAGCTCGCATCTTTCGTTTCCGATACTCCCCGCTTCGTGCGGCATTTGCTCGATTCGTATCGACGCTGGGTCGGCGTTGAGCTGATGGAGCGGAGTGGAGATGAACGACAAGACCTGGAGCTTCTCTTCGCGCTGCCGGTGGTGGTCGTTTCGCATGGCGCCGAGGCCGATCCGATCTTCAAGTTCGGCAATCAGACGGCGCTGAACCTGTGGGAACTTGAGCTCGACGCATTCTTAAAGATGCCGTCGCGACTAACGGCCGAACCGATGCATCGGGATGAGCGTGCCCGCTTGCTGGCGCGGACCGAGCGCGACGGCTACGTCGACGACTATCGCGGCGTCCGCATCTCGAGTCAGGGACGCCGCTTTTACATCGAACAAGCGACCATTTGGAACGTGGTCGACGACGCCGGCGACTACATTGGCCAAGCGGCGACGTTTGATCACTGGACGTTTCTCGCCGCAGGAGAAACGCCCTAG
- a CDS encoding M48 family metalloprotease gives MLLQILVYCTIVLLARPLETVEQPLASWLVCLALGLLQWSVARTFKRGWVSDICWGATSLLMLWPGNWGAIVATSALGEIPFLREAMLLSPAIVSRLVLLAETDGLSAALVEMRMSLPLACGPVWLGSSAARWGGIAGPGSDGGVLTIVLIVVMLIAVYPELLRRCWGLSPIQLPELTKRLQSQHGRSMPPLLVWPESISICNAALLGCVPPFRYLVVSTPLLDALTPGELDAVIAHEMGHLRKQHVARRLAAIVIPAAIVLVGRYLLAVGIDLQGAARTLAEASAPLLLTAYYLWSTPRQSRRLELEADAWAATHLKRIYGDQGPELLTSALRKLSVAADIPLEQSRWLHPSFRERESALQEEGIAHPFPTPARLP, from the coding sequence ATGCTTTTGCAGATCCTCGTTTACTGCACGATCGTGCTGCTCGCTCGACCTCTGGAAACGGTCGAACAGCCGCTCGCCTCTTGGCTCGTTTGCCTCGCGCTGGGGCTATTGCAGTGGAGCGTCGCGCGCACCTTCAAACGGGGCTGGGTCTCTGATATATGCTGGGGCGCCACATCGCTGCTGATGCTCTGGCCCGGCAACTGGGGCGCCATCGTCGCCACTTCCGCCTTGGGAGAAATCCCCTTCCTGCGTGAAGCGATGCTGCTGTCGCCGGCGATAGTTTCGCGGCTGGTCCTACTAGCCGAAACGGACGGGCTCTCTGCGGCGCTGGTCGAAATGCGAATGTCGTTGCCTTTGGCTTGCGGTCCGGTCTGGCTTGGTTCGTCGGCGGCTCGTTGGGGCGGAATCGCCGGTCCTGGTAGCGACGGCGGGGTGCTCACCATCGTTTTGATCGTGGTGATGCTAATCGCCGTCTATCCAGAACTGCTCCGCCGCTGCTGGGGTCTTTCGCCGATCCAACTGCCGGAACTTACCAAGCGTCTGCAATCGCAACATGGGCGAAGCATGCCGCCGCTGCTAGTTTGGCCCGAGAGCATTTCGATCTGCAACGCGGCGCTCTTGGGATGCGTTCCGCCGTTCCGTTACCTGGTCGTCTCGACGCCGCTACTCGACGCTTTAACGCCGGGGGAACTCGACGCCGTCATCGCCCATGAGATGGGGCATCTTCGCAAACAGCACGTCGCACGACGGCTCGCCGCGATCGTCATTCCGGCGGCGATCGTGCTTGTCGGCCGCTATTTGCTTGCGGTCGGAATTGATCTGCAAGGCGCAGCGCGAACGCTTGCCGAAGCGTCCGCTCCGCTGCTGCTGACCGCCTATTATCTCTGGTCGACGCCGCGACAATCGCGCCGCTTGGAGTTGGAAGCGGATGCGTGGGCCGCGACTCACCTGAAACGAATCTACGGCGACCAAGGCCCTGAGTTGCTGACGTCAGCGCTGCGCAAACTGAGCGTCGCCGCCGACATTCCGCTTGAGCAATCTCGCTGGCTTCATCCCAGTTTTCGGGAGCGTGAATCGGCGTTGCAAGAAGAAGGGATCGCTCACCCCTTCCCTACGCCAGCGCGTCTTCCATAA
- a CDS encoding UbiA family prenyltransferase, producing MATVSAEPTWLPYFQLFRLPNVFTAWADILAGFLAVTQFSTDTASLTPWPVFLCLITASSLIYSAGMALNDYYDLEQDRRERPQRPLPSGRVSPRLAAWLGYQFLLVGVVLAAIAGYLYSDVALPWRGGAVAVALVASVLLYDAALKSTVFGAVAMGACRFFNLLLGMSLAGQLPDAGFSLIGYDMGQLAFAGGIGVYIAGVTWFARTEAKESSRPMLIFGFVVLVIGLGLFVASPLLGSSVVKLRSMQMVGWCGLMTLIAISILRRCIIAIADPSPGNVQVAVKQALLSLITLNAGFVLGVCGAFWAVIVALLIAPMLLLGRWVYST from the coding sequence GTGGCGACCGTTTCTGCTGAACCTACGTGGCTTCCCTATTTTCAGCTGTTTCGGCTGCCGAACGTCTTTACGGCCTGGGCCGACATCCTGGCCGGCTTCCTGGCGGTCACGCAATTTTCCACCGATACGGCCAGTTTGACCCCGTGGCCGGTCTTTTTGTGCCTGATTACGGCCTCGAGCCTGATTTACTCGGCCGGAATGGCCCTGAACGACTATTACGACCTGGAGCAGGATCGCCGCGAACGCCCCCAGCGTCCGCTGCCCTCGGGCCGGGTTTCGCCCCGGTTGGCCGCCTGGCTCGGCTACCAGTTCTTGCTGGTCGGCGTAGTGCTAGCGGCGATTGCGGGCTACCTCTACTCGGACGTCGCACTTCCCTGGCGTGGGGGCGCTGTCGCTGTGGCCCTGGTCGCGTCGGTCCTGTTGTATGACGCCGCTCTCAAATCGACTGTTTTTGGCGCCGTGGCGATGGGAGCGTGCCGGTTTTTCAATTTGTTGCTGGGGATGAGCCTGGCCGGACAGCTGCCGGACGCCGGGTTTTCGCTGATCGGTTACGATATGGGTCAGTTGGCGTTCGCCGGCGGAATCGGCGTCTACATCGCCGGCGTCACCTGGTTCGCCCGGACCGAAGCGAAGGAAAGCTCTCGTCCGATGCTGATCTTTGGATTCGTCGTGCTGGTGATTGGGCTGGGGTTGTTCGTCGCGTCGCCGCTGTTGGGCTCGTCCGTCGTCAAGCTGCGGTCGATGCAGATGGTCGGGTGGTGCGGCCTGATGACGCTGATTGCGATCTCGATTCTTCGCCGCTGCATCATCGCCATTGCCGACCCTTCCCCTGGCAATGTACAAGTGGCGGTGAAGCAGGCGTTGCTGTCGTTGATCACTTTGAACGCGGGATTCGTATTGGGAGTTTGCGGCGCCTTTTGGGCGGTGATCGTCGCCCTGTTGATCGCACCGATGCTGCTGCTGGGCCGCTGGGTTTATTCGACCTAA
- a CDS encoding ABC transporter substrate-binding protein, whose amino-acid sequence MFLRSLSTRRRTQFLCAACCALFACVSVAEEPRDSPPLRFGMSTALTGPVSELGIQMRRGVLSAFAEANLAGGVQGRQLELVALDDGYEPSETGPNIHRLIELEQVLAIVGDVGTPTAIVAAPIAQRAKVPFIGALTGAGVLRKSPPDRYVINFRASYAEETSMMVDALVAAGIEPDEIAFITQRDGYGDAGFAGGTAALKRHGIERPGTIAHGRYERNTMAVEGALADLILHRPTPKAVILVGAYSPCAKLIRLAKESDFDPLFLNVSFVGGNLLAAALDDQGDGVLVSQVVPHVQEDLAINRQHRAALALLEPTKSPPTQISLEGYVVGRLLILALQRIEGEIRRETIADACEGLGDFDLGLGVPLRLTSDEHQASHAVWATRIEAGEVRPIPWSELLPQERQP is encoded by the coding sequence GTGTTTTTGAGAAGTCTATCTACACGACGACGCACGCAATTTCTGTGCGCAGCTTGCTGTGCGCTGTTCGCTTGCGTCAGCGTCGCCGAGGAGCCGCGAGATTCTCCGCCGCTTCGCTTCGGCATGTCGACCGCACTGACCGGACCTGTTAGTGAGCTCGGAATTCAAATGCGCCGCGGGGTCCTCTCCGCTTTCGCCGAAGCCAATCTTGCCGGCGGAGTTCAGGGACGCCAACTGGAACTAGTTGCCCTGGATGACGGCTACGAGCCGAGCGAAACAGGCCCCAATATCCATCGCTTGATCGAGCTGGAACAGGTGTTGGCGATTGTCGGCGATGTGGGGACGCCCACCGCGATCGTCGCCGCGCCGATCGCCCAGCGAGCCAAAGTGCCGTTCATCGGAGCGTTAACCGGTGCAGGCGTCTTGCGCAAATCGCCCCCCGATCGTTACGTCATCAACTTTCGCGCCAGCTATGCCGAAGAGACGTCGATGATGGTCGATGCGCTGGTCGCCGCGGGAATCGAGCCTGACGAAATCGCCTTTATCACCCAACGCGACGGTTACGGCGATGCGGGCTTCGCCGGCGGAACGGCGGCGCTCAAACGACATGGAATTGAACGCCCCGGTACGATCGCTCATGGTCGGTACGAGCGAAACACGATGGCGGTCGAAGGGGCGCTCGCCGATCTGATTTTGCATCGCCCGACTCCGAAAGCGGTCATTCTGGTCGGCGCGTATTCGCCTTGCGCGAAGTTGATTCGTCTGGCGAAAGAGAGCGATTTCGATCCGCTGTTTCTGAATGTCTCGTTCGTCGGCGGCAATCTGTTGGCGGCGGCGCTGGACGATCAGGGGGACGGCGTGCTCGTTTCGCAGGTCGTTCCGCATGTCCAAGAGGATCTAGCGATCAATCGTCAGCATCGTGCGGCGCTCGCGCTGTTGGAACCGACCAAATCGCCGCCGACTCAGATTTCGCTGGAAGGCTATGTCGTCGGTCGATTGCTGATTCTAGCGCTGCAGCGGATTGAAGGGGAGATCCGTCGGGAGACGATCGCGGACGCCTGCGAAGGATTGGGAGATTTTGATCTGGGGCTTGGCGTTCCGTTGCGACTGACGAGCGACGAGCATCAAGCGAGTCACGCGGTATGGGCGACGCGGATTGAAGCGGGGGAAGTCCGGCCAATCCCGTGGTCGGAACTTCTACCGCAGGAGCGGCAGCCGTGA